A DNA window from Myxocyprinus asiaticus isolate MX2 ecotype Aquarium Trade chromosome 15, UBuf_Myxa_2, whole genome shotgun sequence contains the following coding sequences:
- the LOC127452533 gene encoding cytochrome b5 reductase 4-like isoform X1 produces the protein MLMEDDEEDFRTENSGTFSAVFSVISDVVSGFLRSWSCLKGSEMLNVPSQSFPAVGSQQRVTPTGQSRNKVVLKPGHSLLDWIRLTKSGRDLTGLRGRLIEVTEEELKKHNTRNDCWTCIRGMVYNVSAYMDFHPGGEAELMRAAGIDSTDLFDQVHRWVNYESMLKECLVGRMATKPNPAPQAQTSTTENAHVNSLSPPPPLKLEPSTTAAPIAKDHRPRYDWFQTDATVNIVVYTKRKIPSSGCAVVDLQGDTLRVEMLLGRMSYLLHWRLSSEVQGRVDVQTAQSIGKVQVCLHKTVKDKWTRVGQPLELHDSFIQSKERCLFYRECVLVSRTEVTHDTQIFRLQLPPGSRLHVPVGRHVYLKTSVQGADVVKPYTPVDHTLMPPAQSSAEMGSYVHLMIKIYPDGVLTPHLSNLPIGAPLSVGGPKGSFTLRVLRDVTHLYLLAAGTGFTPMTRLAHLALQDITSIRKTKLMFFNRQERDILWRSQLDELSMKEERFGVEYVLSEPADSWTGRTGRIDSHMLQNFLEKPENFKCLVCVCGPTAFTELAVQLVRQLDFSEEEIHVFQG, from the exons ATGTTAATGGAGGATGATGAGGAAGATTTTAGAACAGAAAACAGTGGGACATTTTCAGCTGTCTTTTCTGTCATCTCTGATGTTGTGTCTG GTTTTCTTCGCAGCTGGAGTTGTTTGAAAGGATCAGAGATGTTGAATGTTCCGTCTCAGTCTTTTCCAGCAGTCGGATCCCAGCAGAGAGTCACACCGACCGGACAGTCCCGAAACAAG GTAGTGCTGAAGCCAGGCCACAGTCTCCTGGACTGGATCCGACTGACCAAGAGTGGACGGGATCTAACCGGACTGAGAGGAAGACTGATTGAGGTGACAGAAGAGGAGCTGAAGAAACACAACACCAGAAATGACTGCTGGACGTGCATTAGAG GTATGGTGTATAACGTTAGTGCCTACATGGATTTCCATCCTGGTGGGGAGGCGGAGTTAATGAGGGCTGCTGGGATTGATAGCACTGACCTGTTTGACCAG GTGCATCGGTGGGTGAATTATGAGTCCATGCTGAAGGAGTGTCTGGTGGGGAGGATGGCAACAAAGCCCAACCCTGCTCCACAAG CTCAGACATCAACAACGGAGAATGCTCATGTGAACA GTCTGTCTCCTCCTCCACCCTTGAAACTGGAGCCTTCGACTACTGCTGCTCCCATAGCCAAAGATCATCGCCCTCG GTATGATTGGTTCCAGACAGATGCCACTGTCAACATTGTTGTTTACACCAAACGGAAG ATTCCCAGCTCCGGCTGTGCAGTGGTGGATCTGCAGGGTGATACTCTTCGAGTGGAGATGCTCTTGGGGAGGATGTCGTACCTGCTCCACTGGC GCCTGTCCAGTGAAGTTCAAGGACGTGTTGATG TCCAGACAGCCCAGTCGATTGGAAAAGTTCAGGTGTGTCTccacaaaacagtcaaagacaAGTGGACACGAGTGGGGCAGCCACTAGAACTCCACGATTCATTTATTCAGAGTAAAGAACGCT GCCTCTTCTACAGGGAATGTGTGTTGGTTTCCAGAACAGAAGTCACACATGACACCCAGATCTTTCGTTTACAACTTCCTCCTGGGTCACGTCTGCATGTTCCTGTGGGCAGACATGTCTACCTCAAAACCTCTGTTCAGG GTGCAGATGTTGTGAAGCCCTACACACCAGTGGATCACACACTAATGCCTCCAGCTCAGTCCAGTGCAGAAATGGGCTCATATGTACATCTCATGATAAAGATCTATCCCGATGGTGTGTTGACGCCTCATCTCTCCAACCTTCCCATTG GAGCTCCTCTGTCAGTAGGTGGTCCCAAAGGGTCCTTTACCCTGCGAGTGCTGCGTGATGTCACTCACCTGTACCTGTTAGCAGCCGGCACAGGATTCACACCCATGACTCGTCTCGCACACCTGGCCCTACAGGACATCACCTCAATCAG AAAAACCAAGCTGATGTTCTTCAATCGTCAGGAGAGGGACATACTCTGGCGCTCTCAGCTGGATGAGTTGTCTATGAAAGAGGAAAG GTTTGGGGTGGAGTATGTTCTTTCAGAGCCTGCAGACTCATGGACTGGCAGAACAGGACGGATAGACTCTCATATGCTGCAGAACTTCCTGGAGAAACCGGAAAACTTCaagtgtttagtgtgtgtgtgcgggcCCACTGCGTTCACAGAGCTCGCAGTGCA GTTGGTCAGGCAGTTGGATTTCAGCGAAGAGGAGATTCATGTATTTCAAGGCTGA
- the LOC127452533 gene encoding cytochrome b5 reductase 4-like isoform X3: MLNVPSQSFPAVGSQQRVTPTGQSRNKVVLKPGHSLLDWIRLTKSGRDLTGLRGRLIEVTEEELKKHNTRNDCWTCIRGMVYNVSAYMDFHPGGEAELMRAAGIDSTDLFDQVHRWVNYESMLKECLVGRMATKPNPAPQAQTSTTENAHVNSLSPPPPLKLEPSTTAAPIAKDHRPRYDWFQTDATVNIVVYTKRKIPSSGCAVVDLQGDTLRVEMLLGRMSYLLHWRLSSEVQGRVDVQTAQSIGKVQVCLHKTVKDKWTRVGQPLELHDSFIQSKERCLFYRECVLVSRTEVTHDTQIFRLQLPPGSRLHVPVGRHVYLKTSVQGADVVKPYTPVDHTLMPPAQSSAEMGSYVHLMIKIYPDGVLTPHLSNLPIGAPLSVGGPKGSFTLRVLRDVTHLYLLAAGTGFTPMTRLAHLALQDITSIRKTKLMFFNRQERDILWRSQLDELSMKEERFGVEYVLSEPADSWTGRTGRIDSHMLQNFLEKPENFKCLVCVCGPTAFTELAVQLVRQLDFSEEEIHVFQG, from the exons ATGTTGAATGTTCCGTCTCAGTCTTTTCCAGCAGTCGGATCCCAGCAGAGAGTCACACCGACCGGACAGTCCCGAAACAAG GTAGTGCTGAAGCCAGGCCACAGTCTCCTGGACTGGATCCGACTGACCAAGAGTGGACGGGATCTAACCGGACTGAGAGGAAGACTGATTGAGGTGACAGAAGAGGAGCTGAAGAAACACAACACCAGAAATGACTGCTGGACGTGCATTAGAG GTATGGTGTATAACGTTAGTGCCTACATGGATTTCCATCCTGGTGGGGAGGCGGAGTTAATGAGGGCTGCTGGGATTGATAGCACTGACCTGTTTGACCAG GTGCATCGGTGGGTGAATTATGAGTCCATGCTGAAGGAGTGTCTGGTGGGGAGGATGGCAACAAAGCCCAACCCTGCTCCACAAG CTCAGACATCAACAACGGAGAATGCTCATGTGAACA GTCTGTCTCCTCCTCCACCCTTGAAACTGGAGCCTTCGACTACTGCTGCTCCCATAGCCAAAGATCATCGCCCTCG GTATGATTGGTTCCAGACAGATGCCACTGTCAACATTGTTGTTTACACCAAACGGAAG ATTCCCAGCTCCGGCTGTGCAGTGGTGGATCTGCAGGGTGATACTCTTCGAGTGGAGATGCTCTTGGGGAGGATGTCGTACCTGCTCCACTGGC GCCTGTCCAGTGAAGTTCAAGGACGTGTTGATG TCCAGACAGCCCAGTCGATTGGAAAAGTTCAGGTGTGTCTccacaaaacagtcaaagacaAGTGGACACGAGTGGGGCAGCCACTAGAACTCCACGATTCATTTATTCAGAGTAAAGAACGCT GCCTCTTCTACAGGGAATGTGTGTTGGTTTCCAGAACAGAAGTCACACATGACACCCAGATCTTTCGTTTACAACTTCCTCCTGGGTCACGTCTGCATGTTCCTGTGGGCAGACATGTCTACCTCAAAACCTCTGTTCAGG GTGCAGATGTTGTGAAGCCCTACACACCAGTGGATCACACACTAATGCCTCCAGCTCAGTCCAGTGCAGAAATGGGCTCATATGTACATCTCATGATAAAGATCTATCCCGATGGTGTGTTGACGCCTCATCTCTCCAACCTTCCCATTG GAGCTCCTCTGTCAGTAGGTGGTCCCAAAGGGTCCTTTACCCTGCGAGTGCTGCGTGATGTCACTCACCTGTACCTGTTAGCAGCCGGCACAGGATTCACACCCATGACTCGTCTCGCACACCTGGCCCTACAGGACATCACCTCAATCAG AAAAACCAAGCTGATGTTCTTCAATCGTCAGGAGAGGGACATACTCTGGCGCTCTCAGCTGGATGAGTTGTCTATGAAAGAGGAAAG GTTTGGGGTGGAGTATGTTCTTTCAGAGCCTGCAGACTCATGGACTGGCAGAACAGGACGGATAGACTCTCATATGCTGCAGAACTTCCTGGAGAAACCGGAAAACTTCaagtgtttagtgtgtgtgtgcgggcCCACTGCGTTCACAGAGCTCGCAGTGCA GTTGGTCAGGCAGTTGGATTTCAGCGAAGAGGAGATTCATGTATTTCAAGGCTGA
- the LOC127452533 gene encoding cytochrome b5 reductase 4-like isoform X4 has protein sequence MLMEDDEEDFRTENSGTFSAVFSVISDVVSGFLRSWSCLKGSEMLNVPSQSFPAVGSQQRVTPTGQSRNKVVLKPGHSLLDWIRLTKSGRDLTGLRGRLIEVTEEELKKHNTRNDCWTCIRAQTSTTENAHVNSLSPPPPLKLEPSTTAAPIAKDHRPRYDWFQTDATVNIVVYTKRKIPSSGCAVVDLQGDTLRVEMLLGRMSYLLHWRLSSEVQGRVDVQTAQSIGKVQVCLHKTVKDKWTRVGQPLELHDSFIQSKERCLFYRECVLVSRTEVTHDTQIFRLQLPPGSRLHVPVGRHVYLKTSVQGADVVKPYTPVDHTLMPPAQSSAEMGSYVHLMIKIYPDGVLTPHLSNLPIGAPLSVGGPKGSFTLRVLRDVTHLYLLAAGTGFTPMTRLAHLALQDITSIRKTKLMFFNRQERDILWRSQLDELSMKEERFGVEYVLSEPADSWTGRTGRIDSHMLQNFLEKPENFKCLVCVCGPTAFTELAVQLVRQLDFSEEEIHVFQG, from the exons ATGTTAATGGAGGATGATGAGGAAGATTTTAGAACAGAAAACAGTGGGACATTTTCAGCTGTCTTTTCTGTCATCTCTGATGTTGTGTCTG GTTTTCTTCGCAGCTGGAGTTGTTTGAAAGGATCAGAGATGTTGAATGTTCCGTCTCAGTCTTTTCCAGCAGTCGGATCCCAGCAGAGAGTCACACCGACCGGACAGTCCCGAAACAAG GTAGTGCTGAAGCCAGGCCACAGTCTCCTGGACTGGATCCGACTGACCAAGAGTGGACGGGATCTAACCGGACTGAGAGGAAGACTGATTGAGGTGACAGAAGAGGAGCTGAAGAAACACAACACCAGAAATGACTGCTGGACGTGCATTAGAG CTCAGACATCAACAACGGAGAATGCTCATGTGAACA GTCTGTCTCCTCCTCCACCCTTGAAACTGGAGCCTTCGACTACTGCTGCTCCCATAGCCAAAGATCATCGCCCTCG GTATGATTGGTTCCAGACAGATGCCACTGTCAACATTGTTGTTTACACCAAACGGAAG ATTCCCAGCTCCGGCTGTGCAGTGGTGGATCTGCAGGGTGATACTCTTCGAGTGGAGATGCTCTTGGGGAGGATGTCGTACCTGCTCCACTGGC GCCTGTCCAGTGAAGTTCAAGGACGTGTTGATG TCCAGACAGCCCAGTCGATTGGAAAAGTTCAGGTGTGTCTccacaaaacagtcaaagacaAGTGGACACGAGTGGGGCAGCCACTAGAACTCCACGATTCATTTATTCAGAGTAAAGAACGCT GCCTCTTCTACAGGGAATGTGTGTTGGTTTCCAGAACAGAAGTCACACATGACACCCAGATCTTTCGTTTACAACTTCCTCCTGGGTCACGTCTGCATGTTCCTGTGGGCAGACATGTCTACCTCAAAACCTCTGTTCAGG GTGCAGATGTTGTGAAGCCCTACACACCAGTGGATCACACACTAATGCCTCCAGCTCAGTCCAGTGCAGAAATGGGCTCATATGTACATCTCATGATAAAGATCTATCCCGATGGTGTGTTGACGCCTCATCTCTCCAACCTTCCCATTG GAGCTCCTCTGTCAGTAGGTGGTCCCAAAGGGTCCTTTACCCTGCGAGTGCTGCGTGATGTCACTCACCTGTACCTGTTAGCAGCCGGCACAGGATTCACACCCATGACTCGTCTCGCACACCTGGCCCTACAGGACATCACCTCAATCAG AAAAACCAAGCTGATGTTCTTCAATCGTCAGGAGAGGGACATACTCTGGCGCTCTCAGCTGGATGAGTTGTCTATGAAAGAGGAAAG GTTTGGGGTGGAGTATGTTCTTTCAGAGCCTGCAGACTCATGGACTGGCAGAACAGGACGGATAGACTCTCATATGCTGCAGAACTTCCTGGAGAAACCGGAAAACTTCaagtgtttagtgtgtgtgtgcgggcCCACTGCGTTCACAGAGCTCGCAGTGCA GTTGGTCAGGCAGTTGGATTTCAGCGAAGAGGAGATTCATGTATTTCAAGGCTGA
- the LOC127452533 gene encoding cytochrome b5 reductase 4-like isoform X2, whose translation MTLPISFLRSWSCLKGSEMLNVPSQSFPAVGSQQRVTPTGQSRNKVVLKPGHSLLDWIRLTKSGRDLTGLRGRLIEVTEEELKKHNTRNDCWTCIRGMVYNVSAYMDFHPGGEAELMRAAGIDSTDLFDQVHRWVNYESMLKECLVGRMATKPNPAPQAQTSTTENAHVNSLSPPPPLKLEPSTTAAPIAKDHRPRYDWFQTDATVNIVVYTKRKIPSSGCAVVDLQGDTLRVEMLLGRMSYLLHWRLSSEVQGRVDVQTAQSIGKVQVCLHKTVKDKWTRVGQPLELHDSFIQSKERCLFYRECVLVSRTEVTHDTQIFRLQLPPGSRLHVPVGRHVYLKTSVQGADVVKPYTPVDHTLMPPAQSSAEMGSYVHLMIKIYPDGVLTPHLSNLPIGAPLSVGGPKGSFTLRVLRDVTHLYLLAAGTGFTPMTRLAHLALQDITSIRKTKLMFFNRQERDILWRSQLDELSMKEERFGVEYVLSEPADSWTGRTGRIDSHMLQNFLEKPENFKCLVCVCGPTAFTELAVQLVRQLDFSEEEIHVFQG comes from the exons ATGACACTTCCCATAA GTTTTCTTCGCAGCTGGAGTTGTTTGAAAGGATCAGAGATGTTGAATGTTCCGTCTCAGTCTTTTCCAGCAGTCGGATCCCAGCAGAGAGTCACACCGACCGGACAGTCCCGAAACAAG GTAGTGCTGAAGCCAGGCCACAGTCTCCTGGACTGGATCCGACTGACCAAGAGTGGACGGGATCTAACCGGACTGAGAGGAAGACTGATTGAGGTGACAGAAGAGGAGCTGAAGAAACACAACACCAGAAATGACTGCTGGACGTGCATTAGAG GTATGGTGTATAACGTTAGTGCCTACATGGATTTCCATCCTGGTGGGGAGGCGGAGTTAATGAGGGCTGCTGGGATTGATAGCACTGACCTGTTTGACCAG GTGCATCGGTGGGTGAATTATGAGTCCATGCTGAAGGAGTGTCTGGTGGGGAGGATGGCAACAAAGCCCAACCCTGCTCCACAAG CTCAGACATCAACAACGGAGAATGCTCATGTGAACA GTCTGTCTCCTCCTCCACCCTTGAAACTGGAGCCTTCGACTACTGCTGCTCCCATAGCCAAAGATCATCGCCCTCG GTATGATTGGTTCCAGACAGATGCCACTGTCAACATTGTTGTTTACACCAAACGGAAG ATTCCCAGCTCCGGCTGTGCAGTGGTGGATCTGCAGGGTGATACTCTTCGAGTGGAGATGCTCTTGGGGAGGATGTCGTACCTGCTCCACTGGC GCCTGTCCAGTGAAGTTCAAGGACGTGTTGATG TCCAGACAGCCCAGTCGATTGGAAAAGTTCAGGTGTGTCTccacaaaacagtcaaagacaAGTGGACACGAGTGGGGCAGCCACTAGAACTCCACGATTCATTTATTCAGAGTAAAGAACGCT GCCTCTTCTACAGGGAATGTGTGTTGGTTTCCAGAACAGAAGTCACACATGACACCCAGATCTTTCGTTTACAACTTCCTCCTGGGTCACGTCTGCATGTTCCTGTGGGCAGACATGTCTACCTCAAAACCTCTGTTCAGG GTGCAGATGTTGTGAAGCCCTACACACCAGTGGATCACACACTAATGCCTCCAGCTCAGTCCAGTGCAGAAATGGGCTCATATGTACATCTCATGATAAAGATCTATCCCGATGGTGTGTTGACGCCTCATCTCTCCAACCTTCCCATTG GAGCTCCTCTGTCAGTAGGTGGTCCCAAAGGGTCCTTTACCCTGCGAGTGCTGCGTGATGTCACTCACCTGTACCTGTTAGCAGCCGGCACAGGATTCACACCCATGACTCGTCTCGCACACCTGGCCCTACAGGACATCACCTCAATCAG AAAAACCAAGCTGATGTTCTTCAATCGTCAGGAGAGGGACATACTCTGGCGCTCTCAGCTGGATGAGTTGTCTATGAAAGAGGAAAG GTTTGGGGTGGAGTATGTTCTTTCAGAGCCTGCAGACTCATGGACTGGCAGAACAGGACGGATAGACTCTCATATGCTGCAGAACTTCCTGGAGAAACCGGAAAACTTCaagtgtttagtgtgtgtgtgcgggcCCACTGCGTTCACAGAGCTCGCAGTGCA GTTGGTCAGGCAGTTGGATTTCAGCGAAGAGGAGATTCATGTATTTCAAGGCTGA